From a region of the Paenibacillus sp. FSL R10-2734 genome:
- the uxaC gene encoding glucuronate isomerase, translating to MSRKFMDENFLLSSETAIQLFHNYAKDMPIIDYHCHLSPKEIYENKTFNNITEAWLYGDHYKWRVMRANGVDEKFITGDASDYDKFLAWARTVPMIIGNPLYHWTHLELQRFFGVYDLLNEANALKIWDEVNRQLQGEGYGARDLITKSKVTVVCTTDDPVDNLEYHEKISSLSGFDASVVPGFRPDKALEINRPTFKPWVAQLSEVSGMAVENYGQFLEALESRVRYFHARAGRVSDHALDAVMFEPATLEEATAIFAKALRDGAVSESEEKKFKGFTLVFLGKLYSELDWAMQFHIHALRNNNSVMLGRLGPDTGYDSINDGVIAKPLSGLLDALDRENALPKTILYSLNPNDNHVIAGLMGCFQGGGIPGKIQFGTAWWFNDNKDGMLEQMKTLANLGVLSQFVGMLTDSRSFLSYTRHEYFRRILCDLVGSWVETGEAPDDLDLLGGMIKNICYNNADHYFNFSKQALVTR from the coding sequence ATGAGCAGAAAATTCATGGATGAGAACTTCTTGTTGTCCAGTGAGACAGCGATTCAGCTGTTTCATAATTATGCGAAAGACATGCCGATTATCGATTATCATTGCCACCTCAGTCCAAAAGAGATTTATGAGAACAAGACGTTCAACAATATTACCGAAGCTTGGCTGTATGGCGACCATTATAAATGGAGAGTGATGCGGGCAAATGGTGTAGATGAAAAGTTCATTACGGGTGATGCCAGTGACTATGATAAGTTCTTGGCATGGGCTAGAACCGTTCCTATGATTATCGGTAATCCGCTCTATCATTGGACGCATCTGGAATTGCAGCGTTTCTTCGGTGTATATGATTTGCTGAATGAAGCTAACGCACTGAAAATATGGGATGAAGTGAACAGACAGCTACAAGGTGAAGGGTATGGAGCGAGAGATTTAATCACTAAATCGAAGGTGACCGTCGTATGCACCACCGATGATCCTGTAGATAATTTGGAATACCACGAAAAAATCAGCAGCTTGAGTGGATTTGATGCCAGCGTTGTTCCGGGATTTCGTCCAGATAAAGCCCTTGAAATCAATCGTCCAACTTTTAAACCTTGGGTAGCTCAGCTTAGCGAGGTTTCGGGAATGGCTGTTGAAAATTATGGACAGTTTCTTGAAGCGCTGGAGAGCAGAGTAAGATACTTCCATGCCAGAGCTGGCCGTGTGTCTGATCATGCTTTGGATGCAGTAATGTTTGAGCCTGCAACCTTGGAGGAAGCTACAGCGATATTCGCCAAAGCGCTTCGAGACGGTGCTGTGAGCGAGAGTGAGGAAAAGAAATTTAAAGGATTCACACTTGTGTTTCTAGGCAAATTGTACAGTGAGCTTGATTGGGCGATGCAATTCCATATCCATGCGCTACGCAATAATAACAGTGTAATGTTGGGACGACTAGGTCCTGATACCGGCTATGATTCCATTAATGACGGCGTGATCGCTAAGCCTCTGTCAGGGCTGCTAGATGCGCTGGATCGTGAGAACGCACTACCTAAGACCATTTTGTACTCCCTGAATCCGAATGATAATCATGTCATTGCTGGCTTAATGGGCTGCTTCCAAGGGGGCGGTATTCCAGGGAAAATTCAATTCGGAACTGCATGGTGGTTCAACGATAACAAGGACGGCATGCTGGAACAGATGAAGACGCTCGCTAATCTCGGCGTACTTAGCCAATTTGTCGGAATGTTAACCGACTCCAGAAGCTTTTTATCGTATACCAGACATGAATACTTTAGAAGAATCCTGTGCGATCTTGTAGGTTCTTGGGTAGAAACCGGAGAAGCTCCGGATGATTTGGATTTACTGGGCGGCATGATCAAGAATATCTGTTACAATAACGCTGATCATTATTTCAATTTCTCGAAACAGGCATTGGTGACTAGGTAA
- a CDS encoding LacI family DNA-binding transcriptional regulator codes for MAPTIKDIAKLANVSHTTVSRALNNSPLIKEVTRKKIAEIAAQVGYVPNYNAKSLVMQRSYTIGLFFTSIAKGTTSGFFSDTIRGVNSVIDVEYNLFIRGIDDYTEYSSIHRKRFDGIILMSQSEADNKFIYHVVQQGIPIVVLNRQIDDRSIINIISNDREGAYNAGKHLIESGHQDIAIIEGVEGFKSTQERRDGFIKALIDHNIPVRNDFMIRGNYDMQSGYKAMSELLDLERPPTAVFCSNDDMAIGAMKNVFERGLQVPNDVSIVGFDDIGFSLYANPSLTTVKRPIEKISEQGAHQLLSLIKEPTEKDGPISIETEFIERESVRKLQK; via the coding sequence ATGGCACCTACAATCAAGGATATCGCCAAGCTGGCGAATGTTTCACATACAACTGTATCGAGAGCACTTAACAACAGTCCCCTAATTAAAGAAGTCACACGTAAAAAAATTGCCGAGATCGCTGCGCAAGTGGGTTACGTCCCTAATTACAATGCCAAAAGCCTTGTGATGCAGCGATCTTATACCATTGGTCTGTTCTTCACGAGTATTGCCAAGGGCACCACATCTGGTTTCTTTTCTGATACGATTCGTGGTGTGAATAGTGTCATAGATGTAGAGTATAATCTGTTCATCCGCGGGATCGACGATTATACTGAGTATTCCTCTATTCATCGTAAACGCTTTGACGGAATTATTCTTATGAGCCAAAGTGAAGCAGATAATAAATTCATTTATCATGTAGTTCAGCAAGGCATTCCAATCGTTGTGTTGAATAGGCAGATTGATGACCGCTCCATTATCAACATCATCTCCAATGACCGGGAAGGCGCTTATAATGCAGGCAAACACCTGATTGAATCCGGACATCAAGACATTGCGATCATTGAAGGCGTCGAGGGCTTTAAATCCACGCAGGAGCGGCGAGACGGTTTTATAAAAGCTCTGATTGACCATAATATTCCTGTCCGTAACGACTTTATGATCCGTGGTAATTATGATATGCAAAGTGGATATAAGGCGATGAGCGAGCTACTGGATTTGGAGAGACCTCCGACGGCTGTATTTTGCTCCAATGATGATATGGCTATCGGGGCTATGAAAAACGTATTCGAGCGAGGGCTGCAGGTACCGAATGATGTCTCCATTGTGGGCTTTGACGATATAGGTTTTTCACTCTATGCGAATCCTTCGCTGACCACAGTGAAGCGTCCGATTGAAAAGATCAGTGAGCAAGGTGCACACCAGCTGTTAAGCTTAATCAA
- the trxB gene encoding thioredoxin-disulfide reductase, producing the protein MYKTIVIGTGPAGLTAAIYLARANLNPLVIEGMQPGGQLTTTTEVENFPGFPEGILGPDLMDNMRKQAERFGAEFKNGWVDSVDFSQRPFKVTVDGLGVLEAESVIISTGASARYLGIPGEQDNVGRGVSTCATCDGFFFRNKKIIVVGGGDSAMEEASFLTRFASSVTVVHRRDELRASKIMQDRARDNSKVAWALNRTPLEVTTGESGVKGLTVRNNETGLEELIEADGVFVAIGHTPNTGFLGGQITTDTNGYIVVNPGTTETNIPGVFACGDVQDTRYRQAISAAGTGCMAAMDAEKYLEGTMVHDWSETLDS; encoded by the coding sequence AAGGAATGCAGCCAGGTGGACAACTGACAACGACAACGGAAGTGGAGAACTTTCCAGGCTTTCCTGAGGGGATTCTCGGTCCGGATTTAATGGACAACATGCGCAAGCAGGCTGAACGCTTTGGTGCTGAATTCAAGAATGGTTGGGTGGATTCAGTGGATTTCTCACAGCGTCCTTTTAAAGTGACAGTAGATGGATTGGGTGTATTAGAGGCAGAGTCGGTAATTATCTCTACAGGTGCTTCTGCCAGATATTTAGGAATACCAGGGGAGCAGGATAATGTAGGCCGTGGGGTCAGCACTTGTGCTACTTGTGACGGCTTCTTCTTCCGTAACAAGAAGATTATTGTGGTCGGTGGAGGAGACTCCGCGATGGAGGAAGCTAGCTTTTTAACAAGATTCGCTTCCAGCGTAACCGTGGTTCACCGTCGTGATGAGCTCAGAGCTTCGAAGATTATGCAGGATCGTGCACGTGACAACAGTAAGGTAGCGTGGGCACTTAATCGTACACCGCTTGAAGTTACAACCGGCGAGTCTGGAGTTAAAGGGCTGACGGTTCGCAACAATGAGACTGGGCTTGAAGAACTCATCGAAGCGGACGGAGTGTTTGTCGCAATCGGCCATACGCCGAATACCGGATTCTTGGGCGGTCAAATAACGACGGATACCAACGGTTATATCGTGGTGAATCCTGGAACTACAGAAACGAACATACCGGGCGTATTTGCTTGTGGTGACGTACAGGATACCCGCTACCGTCAAGCCATTTCTGCAGCAGGCACCGGCTGTATGGCAGCAATGGACGCTGAGAAATATCTTGAAGGCACAATGGTGCATGACTGGAGCGAAACACTGGATAGTTAA